Sequence from the Pontibacter pudoricolor genome:
TTGCCACCACACCTGAGGTGAATGAGGTCTTTCGTAAGAATGGAATTAAAATGAACCTGTCTTCGCTGGCTTTCAGCAACTATAGTTTCAGTTATGAGCGCGCTATCGCCCGCAAAATAACATTGGTTGGTGGCTACAGCTTTCTTCCGGAAACCAAACTGAGCGACATTCCGCTGGTAGATAAAGGAATTAAGTTTGCTGATCTGGATGAAGAAGGTGAAGAGGGCGACGAGATTGGCAAGATCCTGGATGAGGCTAACTTTTCATCTAATGCCATTACTGGTGAGGTTCGCTTCTATACAGGTAAAAAGCCGGGCGCAAGAGGCTTTTATGCATCGCTTTACGGGCGCTATACAACCATGAACCTTACGCATTTATATGTGTATGAAGGGGATGCAGGTCTGGAATACGACCTACCGATCAATGCCAAGCTCACAGGTTTTGGTGGCGGGGTAATGCTGGGTGCTCAGTGGCTGATAGCAAAACGCGTTACCTTCGACTGGTATATAGTTGGTGGCCACTATGGTAAAATGAAAGGCGACTTTACTGCCAAAACAGACCTGAGCACTATGCCGCAGGAAGATAAGGCCGAACTGGAAAGAGAGATTGAAGACGTAGCCAGCAACGGCGACAGAAAATACTTAGACGCTACCATAAACGACAACGGTATGTTTGGTAAATTAAATGCCCCGTTTGGCGGACTTCGTGGTTTCGGATTTAATTTGGGTATAGCTTTCTAGGAGATAAAAGAACCCCAAGCTTTTAGAACCTGGCACTATACTTCCGCTCTGATTTTATGCTTAAACCCTATTAGTTAAAGGCCACCCCACTGAGGGTGGTCTTTACTTTTTAAGAGAATCAACTGGATGTACTGCTTATCTATACAACTATTACTCATCGAAGCGGTTTAGAATTTTATGTGCCTTTGCGTTACGCCCATGCTATGGTGTTTTCACCAGCAGGCATTGGAACCGGTTCAATGGATTGGTGGTAAAACACCATAGCCGCCAGGCTAAGCGTAGTTTTTAGAAAATTAAGCAGTTTTAATGCTCTTTTGGGCTTCCTGGTCCGAAAGCACGCTGCCTCTAACTTCCAAGTCCCCGTAGATCAGCCTTCCTTTTTATGCGGACAAGGATGTCCGCTGCAGACAAAGTCTCGGACACAGCTGTCCGAAACAGCTTACCCTGACGGCTATGGTGAAAACACTAACAATGGCTCGTTTTTCTCCTCCATAAACTCTAAACAACTTCATTACCCGCTCAGCAGGCACACGATCTAACTCTTAGTTATAGCTCTATAGGTTCCACCAGACCACACTATCATAACTATAGCAGATAAATTCTTTAAACTATAGTTACTGTACAGGCAACCCCTCTACTTCTTTCCTCATCTTTAGCTCAACCAATACCAAAATTCTCTCTTCTGTTCGTCCTGAAACGAGGGATGTTAGCAGGCAAAAAACTATAGTTCATCTAATTTTTAAATAGTACCTTGCATTACAAAGTACCTTAGAATATATTTGTATCGGATTATCAATTTACACACGCCAAAATAACACTATGAAAAAGATGTACTACTTCCTTCTTGTTATGCTGTTCTGCAGCTTTGTAACAAGCACTTATGCTCAAACAGAGGGCATACTTACCGGCACAGTAGCCGACGATAAAGATCTGGGAATTGGGTTTGCCAATGTAGCTGTGCTTGATGCGGCTACAAAAGCTGTAGTTACCGGTGCCATTGCCGACATGGACGGTAATTTCAGGATCAAAACTCCGGCAAAAGGCAGCTACCTGCTCAAAATCAACAGCCTGGGTTACGCTACTTTCCAGACACCAGCTTTCGAAATTTCGGGGCCCGCTATGGCCAAAGACTTTGGAAAACTAAAGCTTGCCTCTGACGCTACTGCGCTGAAAGAAGTTACCGTGCAGGCACTTCGCCCGACTATAGTTAACGAGGCTGATAAAATGGTGGTAAGCGTGGAAGGAACGGCGCTTGCTACCGGCAGCACGGCGTACGAAGTACTCGAAAAGTCGCCGGGTGTTTGGGTAGACCAGGACGGAAACATTACCCTGAACGGCAAAGGTGGCGTACAGATACTGTTAAACGGAAAGCCATCTTACCTGAGCGGTAAAGACCTGCAAAACCTGCTGCAGGGCATGTCAGCAGAGAACCTGAAAAACCTGGAGATCATCACCAACCCATCTGCAAAATACGATGCCGAAGGCACGTCAGGCATCATTAATATTAACCTTAAAAAGAACGAGCAGTTCGGATTGAACGGTGGCGTATATGCCGGTTATCAGTATAACGAGCAACACACGTATACAACCGGCGCTAATGTAAACCTGAAAAACGGCAAATGGAACACTTCCGTTAACGCTGACTTTTCGAACCGTTCCCGTTTCCGGGACCTGGAAACAGAACGTGTTGTTAACAGCGAAACAGGCAAAAAATCGCTGACGCAGGATGGTCTCGAAGATGGAAACCGGGTTTCGCCAACGTTGCGCCTGGCCACTGATTATGACCTGAACGATAAACACAGCGTTGGTATAGTTGCCAACCTGCAGTACTCCGAGTATACCAACACTTTTGGTACAACAGGGATTCTGCGGGACATGAACCCAGCCAACGATACACTGATACATTCTACCTCAACGGCAAATGGAATTTACAATAACAGTACGTTTAACTTACACTATACTGGTAAACTGAATGAAACCGGAACTACGCTCAGCGCAGATGTAGACTTTGCCACAATCAGTAATGAAGAGGAAACCAGTATGTTGCACAGCTACAAGCGCATAAACAGTACTGAACCAGGCCTTACAAACCTTTTTGGAACCGAAAACCCGACAAACTATAAAATTTACTCTGCTAAAACAGACTTTGCCAAACAGCTGGGCAAAAAAGGTAAATTAGAACTGGGCGCCAAGTTAAGCCAGGTTATTTCGGATAACGAGCTAAACTTTTATGAGATAAACGACGACATCAGAACGAAAGATCTGGGGCGCAGCAGCCACTTTATTTTTACCGAAGATATACTGGCGGGCTATGTAAACTATACTACAAGCTTCGGCGAAAAATGGAAACTACAAACCGGCCTGCGTGCTGAACAGACTTTTGCCGAAGGCGATTCCAAAACGCTGAACGATTTCCCCGACCGCAGCTACCTCAACTTCTTCCCGAGCGTATTTGTGCAGCAGCAGGTAAGCGAAAACTACCAGATCGGATACAAGTACAGCCGCCGCATAAGCCGACCTTACTATGGCCACCTGAACCCTTTCGTTTTTTACATAGACCCGAACACGCTTGCGACTGGCAACCCCTACCTGAAACCACAATACACCAACTCGTTTGAGGTTACCCAGATGTTTAAGCAGACTTACAACCTGGCGCTAAGCTACGCGGTTACCAAGGACTTTATTGGCGAAGTTCCGGTGTCCAATAAAGAGAAGAACCAGACTATTTTTGAGCGTCGCAATATGGATGACTTTACGAATATTGAAGCAACGCTTGTAGCTCCAGTTCGTGTGCTGCCGGGCAAATGGGAGATCAATAACAATGTGAGCATGGGTTATCAGCACTTTACGGTGAAGGTTGGAGAAGTTACCGAAACTACAGAGCAGTTTAGCTATAGTGCTCAGAGCAGCAATAACATTTCGTTACCAAAAGGAGTGCGTTTAGAGTTAACAGGTACCTACCAGGGCCCGGGCGTGTATGGTTTGTTTGAGTTTGAGGATCAGTGGTGGATTGATGCCGGCCTGAAGCGCTCTTTCCTGAACGATAAGCTGACCATGACCATGAACGTAACCGATATTTTCAGAAGTCGCCAGCTTAAACTAAACACGATGGTTGATGGCAACTCCAACAAAATAGATCAGTACCATGGCATGCAAAGTTTGAGACTGCACCTGCGTTACAATTTTAACAAAGGCAAAGCTTTCGAAAGCAAAAAACGCAACGTGAACCTGGAAGAACTGAACCGTACCGGCAATTAATAAAAAGTAAATAGTTAAAGTTTGTAAATGCTGAGGCCTGGCCTTTTACCTGTTCAGGTAAGCGGCCAGGTCTTTAGATTTATGCGGCCCCTACGCTGTTCAACATAAAAAAGCAGCAATCTATAGTTGGTTTTAAAGCAGGCGCAAATACTAAAATAAAACGGCATTGTAATT
This genomic interval carries:
- a CDS encoding DUF3575 domain-containing protein, yielding MKHLFTTLLCCLSAGVCVAQNDPASSPILSVDSTTTIQTALPNSAPVATTPEVNEVFRKNGIKMNLSSLAFSNYSFSYERAIARKITLVGGYSFLPETKLSDIPLVDKGIKFADLDEEGEEGDEIGKILDEANFSSNAITGEVRFYTGKKPGARGFYASLYGRYTTMNLTHLYVYEGDAGLEYDLPINAKLTGFGGGVMLGAQWLIAKRVTFDWYIVGGHYGKMKGDFTAKTDLSTMPQEDKAELEREIEDVASNGDRKYLDATINDNGMFGKLNAPFGGLRGFGFNLGIAF
- a CDS encoding TonB-dependent receptor domain-containing protein is translated as MKKMYYFLLVMLFCSFVTSTYAQTEGILTGTVADDKDLGIGFANVAVLDAATKAVVTGAIADMDGNFRIKTPAKGSYLLKINSLGYATFQTPAFEISGPAMAKDFGKLKLASDATALKEVTVQALRPTIVNEADKMVVSVEGTALATGSTAYEVLEKSPGVWVDQDGNITLNGKGGVQILLNGKPSYLSGKDLQNLLQGMSAENLKNLEIITNPSAKYDAEGTSGIININLKKNEQFGLNGGVYAGYQYNEQHTYTTGANVNLKNGKWNTSVNADFSNRSRFRDLETERVVNSETGKKSLTQDGLEDGNRVSPTLRLATDYDLNDKHSVGIVANLQYSEYTNTFGTTGILRDMNPANDTLIHSTSTANGIYNNSTFNLHYTGKLNETGTTLSADVDFATISNEEETSMLHSYKRINSTEPGLTNLFGTENPTNYKIYSAKTDFAKQLGKKGKLELGAKLSQVISDNELNFYEINDDIRTKDLGRSSHFIFTEDILAGYVNYTTSFGEKWKLQTGLRAEQTFAEGDSKTLNDFPDRSYLNFFPSVFVQQQVSENYQIGYKYSRRISRPYYGHLNPFVFYIDPNTLATGNPYLKPQYTNSFEVTQMFKQTYNLALSYAVTKDFIGEVPVSNKEKNQTIFERRNMDDFTNIEATLVAPVRVLPGKWEINNNVSMGYQHFTVKVGEVTETTEQFSYSAQSSNNISLPKGVRLELTGTYQGPGVYGLFEFEDQWWIDAGLKRSFLNDKLTMTMNVTDIFRSRQLKLNTMVDGNSNKIDQYHGMQSLRLHLRYNFNKGKAFESKKRNVNLEELNRTGN